From Methanobacterium alcaliphilum, a single genomic window includes:
- a CDS encoding CooT family nickel-binding protein, whose amino-acid sequence MCESNAYSTDGSILMEDVISIKIEGEDIHMVDILNQRKDLKGTIVEIDLDAHKIYIKIN is encoded by the coding sequence ATGTGCGAATCTAATGCTTATTCTACTGATGGTTCCATTCTAATGGAAGATGTAATATCCATCAAAATTGAAGGCGAGGACATTCATATGGTGGACATATTAAACCAAAGAAAGGACTTAAAAGGCACAATAGTTGAAATAGACCTAGACGCCCATAAAATATATATAAAAATTAACTAA
- a CDS encoding DedA family protein encodes MLNELMLSLQNFFTIYGSLGVFLGSFIEEIIAPIPSTLIIMGSSFFMMHGAPVNAITVLQLFFYVCIPASLGLTLGSLFLYGIGYSIGKPFINRWGHYLGFSWDDVEKTQKKFEESKSDDMVLLTLRAIPIIPSIAISTFCGIVRYKIKNYILITFLGSLVRAFILGFIGWQFGRFYEQIADQIAVYENLVIIGLVILVIGYVLRVKYWKKDGSLL; translated from the coding sequence GTGTTGAACGAGCTAATGTTATCTCTTCAAAATTTTTTCACAATCTATGGATCATTAGGTGTATTTTTAGGAAGTTTTATAGAAGAAATTATTGCCCCTATACCCTCCACTTTAATAATCATGGGAAGTAGCTTTTTCATGATGCATGGCGCCCCAGTTAATGCCATTACAGTACTCCAACTATTTTTTTATGTTTGTATTCCTGCTTCTTTAGGTCTTACCCTTGGCTCACTATTCCTCTATGGGATTGGATATTCTATTGGCAAACCATTCATTAACCGGTGGGGTCATTATCTTGGTTTTTCCTGGGATGATGTGGAAAAAACTCAGAAAAAATTTGAAGAAAGTAAAAGTGACGATATGGTATTATTAACTTTAAGGGCCATCCCCATTATCCCCAGTATCGCCATCAGCACATTTTGTGGTATTGTTAGATATAAAATCAAAAATTATATTCTGATAACATTTTTAGGAAGTCTGGTCCGTGCATTCATATTAGGATTTATAGGCTGGCAATTTGGAAGGTTCTATGAACAGATTGCAGATCAAATAGCAGTATATGAAAATTTGGTTATAATAGGGTTAGTAATTCTGGTAATTGGCTATGTACTACGCGTGAAATACTGGAAAAAAGACGGATCATTATTATAA